The following proteins come from a genomic window of Acetivibrio cellulolyticus CD2:
- a CDS encoding desulfoferrodoxin family protein — MCSKQKFFVCKHCGNLIGMIENKGVPMICCGEKMNELIPNTVEASVEKHLPVISAIGNKIEVAIGSISHPMEEAHHIDFVYVETECGGQRKCLKIGDTPRAVFSFEEDKPIAVYAYCNLHGLWKTEIK, encoded by the coding sequence ATGTGTAGTAAACAAAAATTCTTTGTCTGCAAGCATTGTGGAAATTTGATAGGTATGATTGAGAATAAAGGCGTTCCAATGATCTGCTGTGGTGAAAAAATGAATGAACTGATTCCAAACACAGTCGAAGCTTCGGTTGAAAAGCATTTACCTGTTATCTCAGCTATAGGCAATAAGATTGAGGTTGCAATTGGCAGTATCTCTCACCCCATGGAAGAAGCACATCATATTGATTTTGTATATGTTGAAACAGAGTGCGGCGGTCAACGGAAATGCCTAAAAATTGGTGATACTCCAAGAGCCGTCTTTAGCTTTGAAGAGGATAAACCAATAGCTGTATATGCATATTGTAATCTTCATGGCCTTTGGAAAACGGAAATTAAATAA
- the rbr gene encoding rubrerythrin: MNIKGTKTEKNLAAAFAGESQARNKYTYFASVAKKEGYEQIAAIFEETANNEKEHAKLWFKALGELGDTAANLLHAAEGENYEWTDMYEGFAKDAEAEGFTALAAQFRMVAKIEKAHEERYRALLKNIEMQKVFEKAEETMWECRNCGHLVMGKKAPEVCPVCAHPKSFFEVRKENY; this comes from the coding sequence ATGAATATTAAAGGAACAAAAACGGAGAAAAATCTTGCAGCGGCATTTGCTGGTGAATCACAGGCAAGGAACAAGTACACATACTTTGCATCTGTTGCAAAAAAAGAAGGCTACGAGCAAATTGCAGCAATATTTGAAGAAACCGCAAACAATGAAAAAGAACACGCAAAACTATGGTTCAAGGCGCTTGGTGAACTCGGAGACACAGCGGCTAATCTTCTTCATGCAGCAGAAGGTGAAAACTATGAATGGACTGATATGTATGAAGGATTTGCAAAGGATGCAGAAGCAGAAGGCTTTACTGCACTTGCCGCTCAGTTCAGAATGGTTGCAAAAATAGAGAAGGCTCACGAGGAAAGATACCGTGCGCTTCTTAAGAATATTGAAATGCAAAAGGTATTTGAAAAAGCAGAAGAAACCATGTGGGAATGCCGTAACTGCGGTCATCTTGTAATGGGGAAGAAAGCTCCTGAGGTTTGTCCTGTCTGCGCACATCCAAAAAGCTTCTTTGAAGTGAGAAAAGAAAACTACTAA
- a CDS encoding alpha/beta hydrolase → MSKNGEKGEKLEMKKEILCIDGIPAILWGKTSEKIYIHVHGKMSRKEYAEQFAIIADNEGYQTLSFDLPEHGERTDNAYRCDVWNGMHDLNVIADYVFGKWNQVSLFACSLGAYFSLNTYVNRPFDKCLFQSPIVDMKWLVEHMMMWSGVTEKQLEEEKEIVTDIDTLRWDYYQYIQTHPITKWLFATSILYGGKDNLQPLESLQSFTDKFQCRLTVSEQSEHPFMSPSDYGVVEQWLLENI, encoded by the coding sequence ATGAGTAAAAATGGTGAAAAGGGAGAAAAATTGGAAATGAAGAAAGAAATACTTTGTATTGATGGTATTCCTGCAATCCTATGGGGAAAAACGTCTGAAAAAATATATATCCATGTTCATGGTAAAATGAGCAGAAAAGAATACGCTGAACAATTTGCAATAATTGCAGATAATGAAGGCTATCAAACGCTCAGCTTTGACCTTCCGGAGCATGGTGAAAGAACAGATAATGCATATAGATGTGATGTGTGGAATGGAATGCATGATTTGAATGTGATAGCAGATTATGTTTTTGGCAAATGGAATCAAGTATCACTATTTGCTTGCAGTCTGGGAGCTTATTTTTCATTGAATACATATGTTAACAGACCTTTTGATAAATGTTTGTTTCAGTCACCGATAGTGGATATGAAATGGCTTGTAGAACATATGATGATGTGGTCAGGTGTAACAGAAAAGCAGCTTGAAGAAGAAAAAGAAATAGTTACAGATATTGATACTCTTCGATGGGATTATTATCAATATATTCAAACACACCCAATTACCAAATGGCTATTTGCTACATCAATTCTTTATGGAGGCAAGGACAATTTGCAGCCACTTGAAAGCCTGCAATCATTTACTGATAAATTTCAATGTAGGCTAACTGTATCTGAACAGAGTGAGCATCCATTCATGAGCCCATCTGATTATGGTGTTGTGGAACAATGGTTGCTAGAAAATATATAA
- a CDS encoding YjdF family protein — protein MNAKLTVYFDDPFWVGVFERIDEGLLETSRVVFGAEPKDYEVYAFVLENYYKLKFSRPIRVDFESEKRINPKRLQRKVRKETSDSGIGTKAQQAIKLEHEARKQEQKKTSKEKRKEWDQLKFEKRQEKKKEKKKGH, from the coding sequence ATGAATGCTAAATTGACGGTCTATTTTGATGACCCTTTTTGGGTTGGAGTATTTGAAAGGATTGACGAAGGTTTGCTGGAAACTTCAAGAGTTGTTTTTGGGGCTGAGCCAAAGGATTACGAGGTCTATGCTTTTGTTCTTGAAAACTATTATAAGCTTAAGTTCAGCAGACCTATTAGAGTTGACTTTGAATCAGAAAAAAGGATAAACCCAAAGCGACTTCAACGAAAAGTTAGGAAAGAAACTTCGGATTCAGGTATTGGCACCAAAGCACAGCAAGCAATAAAATTGGAGCATGAAGCTCGAAAACAGGAACAGAAAAAGACCTCTAAGGAAAAACGTAAGGAGTGGGATCAGCTTAAGTTTGAAAAAAGGCAGGAAAAAAAGAAGGAAAAGAAAAAGGGGCATTAA